DNA sequence from the Actinomycetota bacterium genome:
GGTAGTAGAGCTTTGCTCGCCTGACCTTGCCGCGCCGGGTGACCTCGACCTTTTGGATGATCGGTGCGTGAACGGGGAACACGCGCTCGACCCCCACACCAAAACTGATCTTGCGAACAGTGAACGTACTCTTGATTCCGGCCCCGTCGCGAGCGATCACCACTCCCTCGAAGACCTGAACGCGTTCGCGACCCGCCTCCACGACACGAACGTGGACGCGCACGGTGTCGCCGGCGCGAAAGTCCGGGATGTCTTCGCGCAGATACGCGTTTTCGAGCTGTTCGAGCATGTTCATCGGGGAACTCCTTAAAGGGAGCATCGAGCGGGCAGCGATTGTAACAGGTCGAGCCATCGATGCGGCAGCGCCGCCCGCAACATAGCAGCCCTCGAACGCTCATCTGCCGGCCGACGGATCGGAACGGTCGTTCCACAGGTCCGGTCGACGGTCGCGTGTGCGCTCTTCGCGTCGAGTCTGCCGCCACCGCTCGATCCGAGCGTGGTCGCCGGAGAGAAGCACCTCGGGCACGGTCCATCCGTGATAGTCGGACGGCCTCGTGTACTGGGGCTCTTCCAACAACCCATCTCGGAAGGACTCGAGAGAGGCGGAGTCATCGTTGCCGAGAACGTCCGGAAGGAGCCGGGCAACGGCTTCGATGATCGCCAATGCGGCCACTTCTCCCCCGGCCAGAACGAAATCGCCCAGCGAGATCTCCTCATCGACCAAGTGCTCTGCGACTCGTTCGTCGACCCCCTCGTAGCGCCCGCACACCAGGGTGAGGTGGTCCATGCCGGCCCAACGATCCAGCACCGACTGGTCCAACGGTCGCCCCACAGGCG
Encoded proteins:
- the trmD gene encoding tRNA (guanosine(37)-N1)-methyltransferase TrmD; translated protein: MNISIITLFPEFFSSPLEVSIVGRAIAEGHLVVTTVDLREFGRGRHRQVDDAPFGGGPGMVLMVDPLARALQPLDSSHKVLLTPVGRPLDQSVLDRWAGMDHLTLVCGRYEGVDERVAEHLVDEEISLGDFVLAGGEVAALAIIEAVARLLPDVLGNDDSASLESFRDGLLEEPQYTRPSDYHGWTVPEVLLSGDHARIERWRQTRREERTRDRRPDLWNDRSDPSAGR
- the rplS gene encoding 50S ribosomal protein L19 translates to MNMLEQLENAYLREDIPDFRAGDTVRVHVRVVEAGRERVQVFEGVVIARDGAGIKSTFTVRKISFGVGVERVFPVHAPIIQKVEVTRRGKVRRAKLYYLRDRVGKAARIKERR